One window of Equus caballus isolate H_3958 breed thoroughbred chromosome 3, TB-T2T, whole genome shotgun sequence genomic DNA carries:
- the IL17C gene encoding interleukin-17C gives MWNLTSSGKKEYMTPCPAQPSPAVIYFLRWDLTPRGLGLHLPSCPQRRLHQHSSPCWPVCHQVRPRTAARCASRSEPSRCDARAERLTSWSLSFPNCRERAVPPLSTGNRASWVAVKCPFPGCPLTTHRLFQQILPGLLLLLWLPTGTARHGPPLWGSLHTHGTPRCYSPEELPPGQVPPHLLARAAKWEQALPVALVSSLEATGRRRRQEGPLAETQCPVLGPEEVLEADIHQRSISPWRYRVDTDESRYPQKLAFAECLCKGCISTRTGRETAALNSVPLHQSLLVLRRRPCAPDATGVPVPGAFTFHVEFIRVPVGCTCVLPRTAR, from the exons ATGTGGAATCTAACCTCCAGCGGCAAGAAGGAATACATGACACCCTGCcccgcccagcccagccccgctGTCATCTACTTCCTGCGCTGGGACCTGACCCCCCGAGGCCTGGGCCTCCACCTGCCCAGCTGCCCCCAGCGCCGGCTCCACCAGCACAGTAGCCCCTGCTGGCCC GTCTGCCACCAGGTGCGCCCCAGGACCGCTGCCAGGTGTGCCAGCCGCTCCGAGCCCAGCCGCTGCGATG CTAGAGCTGAGAGGCtaacctcttggagcctcagtttccccaactgtagaGAGAGGGCTGTACCCCCTCTTTCCACAGGGAACAGGGCAAGCTGGGTGGCAGTGAAGTGCCCCTTCCCCGGGTGCCCCCTGACCACCCACCGCCTATTCCAGCAGAtcctccctggcctcctgctTCTGCTCTGGCTGCCCACCGGCACGGCCCGCCACGGTCCCCCACTCTGGGGCAGCCTCCACACCCATGGGACTCCGCGCTGCTACTCGCCTGAAGAGCTGCCCCCGGGTCAGGTCCCCCCACACCTGCTGGCTCGAGCTGCCAAGTGGGAGCAGGCTTTGCCAGTAGCCCTGGTGTCCAGCCTGGAGGCAACAGGTCGCAGGAGGCGGCAGGAGGGGCCTCTGGCTGAGACACAGTGCCCGGTGCTAGGGCCTGAGGAAGTACTGGAAGCTGACATCCACCAGCGCTCCATCTCGCCCTGGAGATATCG CGTGGACACGGACGAGAGCCGCTACCCGCAGAAGCTGGCCTTCGCAGAGTGCCTGTGCAAGGGCTGCATCAGCACCAGGACAGGCCGCGAGACTGCCGCGCTCAACTCCGTGCCGCTGCACCAGAGCCTGCTCGTGCTGCGCCGCCGGCCCTGCGCCCCGGACGCCACGGGCGTGCCCGTGCCCGGCGCCTTCACCTTCCACGTGGAGTTCATCCGCGTGCCCGTCGGCTGCACCTGCGTCCTGCCTAGGACGGCGCGGTGA
- the CYBA gene encoding cytochrome b-245 light chain, translating to MGQIEWAMWANEQALASGLILITGGIVATAAQFAQWYFGVYSIAAGVFVCLLEYPRGKRRKGSTMERCGQKYMTKVVKLFGPLTRNYYVRAFLHLGLSVPAGFLLATILGTACLAIASGIYLLAAVRGEQWTPIEPKPKERPQVGTTIKQPPSNPPPRPPAEARKKLSEEESAAATSVPSGPQENPIPVTDEVV from the exons atGGGGCAGATCGAGTGGGCCATGTGGGCCAACGAGCAGGCGCTAGCGTCCGGCCTGA TCCTCATCACCGGGGGCATCGTGGCCACTGCTGCCCAGTTCGCCCAGTGGTACTTCGGCGTGTACTCCAT TGCAGCAGGTGTGTTTGTCTGCCTGCTGGAGTACCCCcgggggaagaggagaaagggctCCACCATGGAGAGATG tggaCAGAAGTATATGACGAAGGTGGTGAAGTTGTTTGGGCCGCTCACCAGGAACTACTACGTCCGGGCCTTCCTGCACCTTGG gctGTCGGTACCTGCGGGCTTCCTGCTTGCCACCATCCTGGGGACAGCCTGCTTGGCCATCGCAAGCGGCATCTACCTGCTG GCGGCCGTCCGTGGTGAGCAGTGGACCCCCATCGAGCCCAAACCCAAAGAGCGCCCCCAGGTCGGGACCACCATCAAGCAGCCGCCCAGCaaccccccgccccgccccccagccgAGGCTCGCAAGAAGCTCAGCGAGGAGGAGTCCGCGGCCGCCACAAGTGTCCCCAGCGGCCCCCAGGAAAACCCCATCCCGGTGACCGATGAGGTCGTGTGA
- the MVD gene encoding diphosphomevalonate decarboxylase isoform X2, protein MASEKPLVAVTCTAPVNIAVIKYWGKRDEELILPINSSLSVTLHQDQLKTTTTAAISKDFTEDRIWLNGREEDVGQPRLQACLREIRRLARKRRSAGDEDLLPLSLSYKVHVASVNNFPTAAGLASSAAGYACLAYTLAQVYGVEGDLSEVARRGSGSACRSLYGGFVEWQMGQRADGKDSVARQVAPELHWPELRVLILVVSAEKKLTGSTVGMQTSVETSPLLRFRAEALVPARMAEMARCVMERDFQAFGQLTMKDSNQFHATCLDTFPPISYLNDTSRCIIHLVHRFNAHHGQTKVAYTFDAGPNAVIFTLDDTMAEFVAAVRHSFPPESNGDKFLKGLPVRPALLSDELKAALGMEPTPGGIKYIIATQVGPGPQVLDDPHAHLLGPDGLPKPAA, encoded by the exons ATGGCGTCGGAGAAGCCGCTGGTGGCCGTGACCTGCACCGCGCCGGTCAACATCGCGGTCATCAAGTACT GGGGAAAGCGAGATGAGGAGCTGATCTTGCCCATCAACTCCTCTCTGAGTGTCACTTTGCACCAGGACCAG TTAAAAACCACCACGACGGCTGCCATCAGCAAGGACTTCACCGAGGACCGGATTTGGCTGAATGGCCGGGAGGAGGACGTGGGGCAGCCACGCCTGCAGGCCTGCCTGAGGGAGA TTCGCCGCCTGGCCCGGAAGCGGAGGAGCGCTGGTGACGAGGACCTGCTTCCCCTCAGCCTCAGCTACAAGGTGCACGTCGCGTCGGTGAACAACTTCCCCACGGCTGCAGGCCTGGCCTCCTCAGCAGCCGGCTATGCCTGCCTAG CCTACACCCTGGCCCAGGTCTACGGGGTCGAGGGCGACCTCTCGGAAGTGGCTCGCCGGGGCTCGGGCAGCGCCTGCCGCAGCCTGTACGGCGGCTTCGTGGAGTGGCAGATGGGGCAGCGGGCCGACGGGAAGGACAGTGTCGCCCGGCAGGTGGCCCCTGAGCTGCACTGGCCCGAACTCCGAGTCCTCATTCTCGTG GTGAGTGCCGAGAAGAAGCTGACGGGCAGCACGGTGGGCATGCAGACCAGCGTGGAGACCAGCCCCCTGCTCCGG TTCCGGGCCGAGGCGCTGGTGCCGGCGCGCATGGCGGAGATGGCCCGCTGCGTCATGGAGCGGGACTTCCAGGCCTTCGGCCAGCTGACCATGAAGGACAGCAACCAGTTCCACGCCACCTGTCTGGACACCTTCCCGCCCATCTCTTACCTCAACGACACCTCCAGGTGCATCATCCACCTGGTGCACCGCTTCAATGCCCACCACGGGCAGACCAAG GTGGCATACACGTTTGACGCGGGCCCCAACGCCGTGATCTTCACCCTGGACGATACCATGGCTGAGTTTGTGGCTGCCGTGAGGCACAGCTTCCCCCCTGAGTCGAATGGAGACAA GTTTCTGAAGGGGCTGCCCGTGAGGCCTGCCCTGCTCTCAGACGAGCTGAAAGCTGCGCTGGGCATGGAGCCTACCCCTGGCGGCATCAAATACATCATCGCCACTCAG GTGGGGCCCGGGCCTCAAGTCCTGGATGACCCCCACGCTCACCTCCTGGGCCCCGATGGCTTACCAAAGCCAGCTGCTTGA
- the MVD gene encoding diphosphomevalonate decarboxylase isoform X1 has product MASEKPLVAVTCTAPVNIAVIKYWGKRDEELILPINSSLSVTLHQDQLKTTTTAAISKDFTEDRIWLNGREEDVGQPRLQACLREIRRLARKRRSAGDEDLLPLSLSYKVHVASVNNFPTAAGLASSAAGYACLAYTLAQVYGVEGDLSEVARRGSGSACRSLYGGFVEWQMGQRADGKDSVARQVAPELHWPELRVLILVVSAEKKLTGSTVGMQTSVETSPLLRFRAEALVPARMAEMARCVMERDFQAFGQLTMKDSNQFHATCLDTFPPISYLNDTSRCIIHLVHRFNAHHGQTKVAYTFDAGPNAVIFTLDDTMAEFVAAVRHSFPPESNGDKCPASRSRFLKGLPVRPALLSDELKAALGMEPTPGGIKYIIATQVGPGPQVLDDPHAHLLGPDGLPKPAA; this is encoded by the exons ATGGCGTCGGAGAAGCCGCTGGTGGCCGTGACCTGCACCGCGCCGGTCAACATCGCGGTCATCAAGTACT GGGGAAAGCGAGATGAGGAGCTGATCTTGCCCATCAACTCCTCTCTGAGTGTCACTTTGCACCAGGACCAG TTAAAAACCACCACGACGGCTGCCATCAGCAAGGACTTCACCGAGGACCGGATTTGGCTGAATGGCCGGGAGGAGGACGTGGGGCAGCCACGCCTGCAGGCCTGCCTGAGGGAGA TTCGCCGCCTGGCCCGGAAGCGGAGGAGCGCTGGTGACGAGGACCTGCTTCCCCTCAGCCTCAGCTACAAGGTGCACGTCGCGTCGGTGAACAACTTCCCCACGGCTGCAGGCCTGGCCTCCTCAGCAGCCGGCTATGCCTGCCTAG CCTACACCCTGGCCCAGGTCTACGGGGTCGAGGGCGACCTCTCGGAAGTGGCTCGCCGGGGCTCGGGCAGCGCCTGCCGCAGCCTGTACGGCGGCTTCGTGGAGTGGCAGATGGGGCAGCGGGCCGACGGGAAGGACAGTGTCGCCCGGCAGGTGGCCCCTGAGCTGCACTGGCCCGAACTCCGAGTCCTCATTCTCGTG GTGAGTGCCGAGAAGAAGCTGACGGGCAGCACGGTGGGCATGCAGACCAGCGTGGAGACCAGCCCCCTGCTCCGG TTCCGGGCCGAGGCGCTGGTGCCGGCGCGCATGGCGGAGATGGCCCGCTGCGTCATGGAGCGGGACTTCCAGGCCTTCGGCCAGCTGACCATGAAGGACAGCAACCAGTTCCACGCCACCTGTCTGGACACCTTCCCGCCCATCTCTTACCTCAACGACACCTCCAGGTGCATCATCCACCTGGTGCACCGCTTCAATGCCCACCACGGGCAGACCAAG GTGGCATACACGTTTGACGCGGGCCCCAACGCCGTGATCTTCACCCTGGACGATACCATGGCTGAGTTTGTGGCTGCCGTGAGGCACAGCTTCCCCCCTGAGTCGAATGGAGACAA GTGTCCTGCCTCCCGTTCCAGGTTTCTGAAGGGGCTGCCCGTGAGGCCTGCCCTGCTCTCAGACGAGCTGAAAGCTGCGCTGGGCATGGAGCCTACCCCTGGCGGCATCAAATACATCATCGCCACTCAG GTGGGGCCCGGGCCTCAAGTCCTGGATGACCCCCACGCTCACCTCCTGGGCCCCGATGGCTTACCAAAGCCAGCTGCTTGA